The DNA sequence CATATTCAGTATTATAACACACAGTTTTCCCATTGAGCTAGTTGGACAGGTGATGAAAGGGTGTTCAGTGTTCCATCAGTGTTCAATGCACATAGAGTCAttgaatttgtttttttcacatgatGACTGTCTTGTTAGCAGTAAAATTTCCCTATGTTATTCTTTGTGAGTTTACGTTCATGTAGGCCCCTCACTTAGTTATAATACTTCTCTCTAGTTTGTGTGATGGCATGCCCCTATGGACCTTTGCCATTTTCCTTTCCTGCtgcttttcatttcattttcatctcaTAGTCATGTTTAAGCTATATCTCACTTTATCATTTGTTGATAGGTTCAAACGTAATCTGCTACACAGCTTTATAGAAgttgatatattttatttgtaaaaaatatattgTGTACTAGGGGGATGTTTTGCTGAGGAACAATACGGCTAAAGATTTCATGTGTTGCCTTATATTTGTATCATAGTTTGAAAGTAGCTTCAGTCCTGTCTCAGTGAAAACAATAATTCTGAGAGAACGTGTTGTTAACATGATAGTGTCATGTAGAACTTGTACAATGTGGGAAGTGATGACTAAGGtgtttgttttgtgcatgcttggggTTGTagggtggcagtgtgccatacTACACAGATGAAATAAAGAGACATGTGACATCCTAATCCACAAGTAATGAGCATTGTACTTAGCCTGGAACCGTTTCAATGACTGGTCACGCATTTAGGTACACTGTAGTCATGTGTAACAGTTCAGTACAGATCATTATTATACATCTtaaatttgtgaatgttgttacctctcacaaataaaacagttaacagacttattgtttgtaaatattcagaTATGGTTGTGTGCTTTACAGAGATATTAAGGTTGATATGGCTGTTCAAAACATTTGTACGGGAGAGAGCAGCAAGACAGTGTAATATATCAGTGAATGAGTGCTCATGTCTTGTTACTGTCATAACCATGTAATGTTGAATTTAAATGAAGACTCGTCTTTTGTCGGCTGTTCGAAAGCTGTCAATCAGGTTTTCAACTGACTGGCTATTGCTATACATCAAGTATGTCAAGTCTCCTTTAACAAGAGTGGAGGGGAAAATATAATACACTGCTTTGTGTGCAGCTGACAAACCCCTGCATCCCCTCACTGATTGCCAGTCTCTGGGCCATTCAGGCACCTGCATTCAGGTTACGTCTGCACGCTCAGGGATTGAATTTAGCCAAAGGCAATGGTGTGGCTGATATTTGTGTGCAATCAATCTTTGATGATTTAATTAAGGCTGAGAGGATTATTGATAATGTCTTCTTTGCCCTGACATAGTTCCTTCTAAGTGTGGGGTGAGATCCCAAGAGGGATCACAGTACAGCTATCGTGTGTTTAAGCCTCATTCAGTGTCTTGGAACTCAACTGGATTAGCAGCTTGTGCTAGTGGCTGACATATGAACATTCTTCACATGTATTCTGTACCTGGCACAAGGGCTGAATATCCAAGTTCACAGTGGATATGCTTGGATTACGAAATAGTATTGCTTTGATACAACACTGATTTCTTACAAAAGATACAAACATGGAGGAGAGGAATAACTAAAGACACCTACTGGGGCTGAGGATTGTATGAAAATAATTACTGGGCCCAGAGTATCTTGGTAGATGGGGCAAGTCTGCCTACAAATTTCTACTAGTAGTCAAGTACAGCAGCCGAAAATGTACTCCCCACTTAGCAGATATCCTGATTTGCAGTTGCGGGTTCGCCCACGGCACATGGAGGTAAGATCAGCATAGACGTGGTTGTTATAGGGGAACATATTGACAAGTTTCACTTGAATTTGTTTGACAATATGACAAACATTTGTTGTCACCATGACCATCATTCATATCTTTATATGAAGGGTATGGCATCATATATCATGTTCATATACAGCAACATTGTCCAGTTGATTATGTAGTGCTGGTTCATACTCAGCAACATTGTCCAGCTGACCATATAGTACTGGTTCATATACAGCAATGTTGTCCAGTTCATTATGGGGGTACTGGTTCATATACAGCAACATTGTCCAGCTGATCATATAATACTGGTTTATATACAGCAATATTGTCCATTTGACCAAGTGGTGCTGGCTCATAAACAGCAACATTGTCTAGCTGATCCTACAGTACTGGTTCATACTCAGCAACTTTGTCCAGCTGAGCATATAGTACTGGTTTGTAAATAGCACCATTTTCCAGTTGATCATGTTTAACATAATCAGCAACACTGTCCAGTTGATTATGTGGTGCTGGTTCATAATCAGCCACATTGTCCAGTTGATTATGTAGTGCTGGTTTATACATAGCAACACTGTCCAGTTGATTATGTGGTGCTGGTTCATAATCAGGAACATTGTCCAGTTGATTGTGTGGTGCTGGTTTATACTCAGCAACATTGTCCAGTTAAACATGTGGTACATCCATGTGTACGAATAAATGTAcatctatatgtatatacatagaattggaatatcttaagaaccatttGCTAGATTCTTTTCAGATTTGGTACCTAGATTCATTACTGCATGTGAAAGGTCCCAGTcagtttggtgaccttgatcttCATTTCAGTTTCAGGGAATTAACATTTTACCCTTTTCAGTCAGTTCTGGTGACTTTCATGTAGTTCTCAAGGTCACAGTGACGCTTTGAAGATTTGAGCATGTTAACCTGTATGTTAagattgtcagcaagatatctcaagaacagttCACTGGATTTTTCATGCACCATGACATTCACGTCAAGGTCAGAGTGACTCTTGaatttatgtttgtgtttgaacagctacagagcaagatatcaagagagtttgacaggacatgtttttgtttaactTCATCTTCAACTATAACCTttactttcattatttttttagcttgatttgataatttgtgaaaatttaggggattatgtcaccttagtgacagcTACTTGTTTGCATTGAGATGGGATGTTTTAATGACTCATGTCTGAATACATAGCAGGACCAGTTTGAGGTTAACAGTAAAATCTTGGACAGACAAGGTTGAAAGATCAGCACTAGGAGTACATGTCATGTTGATGGCAGTTTTAAATGTAATATTGCTTTGGGTGAGTATAATCTAGAGATAGCAATATTTATACAAATGTTGTAAACATTATGTTCTGTTGCCACCAGGTAGTACACTACCTCCAATACGGACACACGTGGAAGCCCCTTCGTCGAGCTCAGCGGCAACAGATGAAACTCATGGCCACAACACAATATCAGAAAGGGGAGGTAATCCTTCGAAATCTTGCAGAAGAACTTCTGAATGAAGATGAATGCATTGTGTTCAAACAAGCTTTACAGCACTTCAGGGTATCTAGGTCTGTGCCCACATTATGCACTGAGCTAAAGCCTGTGATAAATACAACTGAGAAGCTGATGCTCCTTCTGGAGCTCAGTGGCAAGCTTCCCCTCCAACTCCAGAGGGACTTCCATAAGCTCTGTAGCTTGCAGTTTTCGAGTTATGAGGCatttttaaagtattttaaTACTGGTAACCCCTTAAGTGATGATCCTAAAGTGATTGCAAAGGATTCTTCAGGACAATTTCAAGTTGTGTCAACAGGatttgagaaaaaaatacatgtagTGCCTTATGATGAAACAAATGGTACTGATGGAATATCTCTGCCTGGTACCAGTGTTACAAGTGGAGTATACAGTGAGTTTGATGATCACTCGAGAAATGGAACTGTGACCAAGGAAGAAGCTGAAATGATACTGAATCATTCACTCATGAAGCCAGTGAGAGCAGCAGAGCAATATCAACCTAAGAATCAAGATATGTCAAAGACTCCATCACGTGTGTCATTGAAGTCACTTCAGCTGTCACAAAACTCCAAGGGACACAGTAGGAAATCAAGCACACACTCCAATCATCATCTGAATGTGACATCTTCCAAGAGCACTCTGACTGTTGATACAGAAAGCCCCAACATACAGCCAGAAGTAAACAGCTCCATGAAACAAGTGCTGCTAAACAGGCGTGAAGATGGCAGTCTTGGTGTTGGGATCAAAGGTGGCAAGGAGTATGGGACCCCTATCACTGTGTACCTGGTGGAGGCCAACAGTCAGGCAGAGGAACAGGTAAGGGGGAAAGAAGTAAGGGACTTGTATCACAGTGCACTTTGTGGAGTCCAACAGTCAGGCAGACGGACAGGTTAGGGGGAAAGAAGTAAGGGACTTGTATCACAGTGCACTTTGTGGAGGCCAACAGTCAGGCAGAGGGACAGGTAAGGGGGAAAGAAGTAAGGGACTTGTATCACCATGCACTTTGTGGAGGCCAACAGTCAGACAGAGGGACAGGTAAGGGGGAAAGAAGTAAGGGACTTGTATCACCATGCACTTTGTGGAGGCCAACAGTCAGGCAGAGGGACAGGTAAGGGGGAAAGAAGTAAGGGACTTGTATCACCATGCACTTTGTGGAGGCCAACAGTCAGACAGAGGGACAGGTTAGGGGGAAAGAAGTAAGGGACTTGTATCACAGTGCACTTTGTGGAGGCCAACAGTCAGGCAGAGGGACAGGTAAGAGGGAAAGAAGTAAGGGACTTGTATCACCATTCACTTTGTGGAGGCCAACAGTCAGGCAGAGGGACAGGTAAGGGGGAAAGAAGTAATGGACTTGTATCACAGTGCACTTTGTGGATGCCAACAGTCAGACAGAGGGACAGGTAAGAGGGAAAGAAGTAAGGGACTTGTATCACAGTGCACTTTGTGGAGGCCAACAGTCAGGCAGAGGGACAGGTAAGAGGGAAAGAAGTAAGGGACTTGTATCACAGTGCACTTTGTGGATGCCAACAGTCAGGCAGAGGAACAGGTAAGGGGGAATGAAGTAAGGGACTTGTATCACCATGCACTTTGTGGAGGCCAACAGTCAGGCAGATGGAGAGGTAAGGGGGAAAGAAGTAAGGGACTTGTATCACCATGCACTTTGTGGAGGCCAACAGTCAGGCAGAGGGACAGGTAAGGGGGAAAGAAGTAAGGGACTTGTATCACCATGCACTTTGTGGAGTCCAACAGTCAGACAGAGGGACAGGTAAGGGGGAAAGAAGTAAGGGACTTGTATCACAGTGCACTTTGTGGAGTCCAACAGTCAGGCAGAGGGACAGGTAAGGGGGAAAGAAGTAAGGGACTTGTATCACCATGCACTTTGTGGAGGCCAACAGTCAGACAGAGGGACAGGTTAGGGGGAAAGAAGTAAGGGACTTGTATCACAGTGCACTTTGTGGAGGCCAACAGTCAGGCAGAGGGACAGGTAAGGGGGAAAGAAGTAAGGGACTTGTATCACCATTCACTTTGTGGAGGCCAACAGTCAGGCAGAGGGACAGGTAAGGGGGAAAGAAGTAATGGACTTGTATCACAGTGCACTTTGTGGATGCCAACAGTCAGACAGAGGGACAGGTAAGAGGGAAAGAAGTAAGGGACTTGTATCACAGTGCACTTTGTGGAGGCCAACAGTCAGGCAGAGGGACAGGTAAGAGGGAAAGAAGTAAGGGACTTGTATCACAGTGCACTTTGTGGATGCCAACAGTCAGGCAGAGGGACAGGTAAGGGGGAATGAAGTAAGGGACTTGTATCACCATGCACTTTGTGGAGGCCAACAGTCAGGCAGATGGAGAGGTAAGGGGGAAAGAAGTAAGGGACTTGTATCACCATGCACTTTGTGGAGGCCAACAGTCAGGCAGAGGGACAGGTAAGGGGGAAAGAAGTAAGGGACTTGTATCACCATGCACTTTGTGGAGTCCAACAGTCAGACAGAGGGACAGGTAAGGGGGAAAGAAGTAAGGGACTTGTATCACAGTGCACTTTGTGGAGTCCAACAGTCAGGCAGAGGGACAGGTAAGGGGGAAAGAAGTAAGGGACTTGTATCACCATGCACTTTGTGGAGGCAAACAGTCAGACAGAGGGACAGGTTAGGGGGAAAGAAGTAAGGGACTTGTATCACCATGCACTTTGTGGATGCCAACAGTCAGGCAGAGGGACAGGTAAGGGGGAAAGAAGTAAGGGACTTGTATCACAGTGCACTTTGTGGAGTCCAACAGTCAGACAGAGGGACAGGTAAGGGGGAAAGAAGTAAGGGACTTGTATCACAGTGCACTTTGTGGAGTCCAACAGTCAGGCAGAGGGACAGGTAAGGGGGAAAGAAGTAAGGGACTTGTATCACAGTGCACTTTGTGGAGTCCAACAGTCAGACAGAGGGACAGGTAAGGGGGAAAGAAGTAAGGGACTTGTATCACAGTGCACTTTGTGGAGTCCAACAGTCAGGCAGAGGGACAGGTAAGGGGGAAAGAAGTAAGGGACTTCTAGCACCATGCACTTTGTGGAGTCCAACAGTCAGACAGAGGGACAGGTAAGGGGGAAAGAAGTAAGGGACTTGTATCACAGTGCACTTTGTGGATGCCAACAGTCAGGCAGAGGGACAGGTAAGGGGGAAAGAAGTAAGGGACTTGTATCACCATGCACTTTGTGGAGGCCAACAGTCAGAGGGACAGGTAAGGGGGAAAGAAGTAAGGGACTTGTATCACCATGCACTTTGTGGAGGCCAACAGTCAGGCAGAGGGACAGGTAAGGGGGAAAGAAGTAAGGGACTTGTATCACCATGCACTTTGTGGAGTTTAACAGTCAGACAGAGGGACAGGTAAGGGGGAAAGAAGTAAGGGACTTGTATCACCATGCACTTTGTGGAGGCCAACAGTCAGGCAGAGGGACAGGTAAGAGGGAAAGAAGTAAGGGACTTGTATCACCATGCACTTTGTGGAGGCCAACAGTCAGGCAGAGGGACAGGTAAGGGGGAAAGAAGTAAGGGACTTGTATCACAGTGCACTTTGTGGAGTCCAACAGTCAGACAGAGGGACAGGTAAGGGGGAAAGAAGTAAGGGACTTGTATCACAGTGCACTTTGTGGAGTCCAACAGTCAGGCAGAGGGACAGGTAAGGGGGAAAGAAGTAAGGGACTTCTAGCACCATGCACTTTGTGGAGTCCAACAGTCAGACAGAGGGACAGGTAAGGGGGAAAGAAGTAAGGGACTTGTATCACAGTGCACTTTGTGGATGCCAACAGTCAGGCAGAGGGACAGGTAAGGGGGAAAGAAGTAAGGGACTTGTATCACCATGCACTTTGTGGAGGCCAACAGTCAGAGGGACAGGTAAGGGGGAAAGAAGTAAGGGACTTGTATCACCATGCACTTTGTGGAGGCCAACAGTCAGGCAGAGGGACAGGTAAGGGGGAAAGAAGTAAGGGACTTGTATCACCATGCACTTTGTGGAGGCCAACAGTCAGGCAGAGGGACAGGTAAGAGGGAAAGAAGTAAGGGACTTGTATCACCATGCACTTTGTGGAGGCCAACAGTCAGGCAGAGGGACAGGTAAGGGGGAAAGAAGTAAGGGACTTCTAGCACCATGCACTTTGTGGAGGCCAACAGTCAGGCAGAGGGACAGGTAAGGGGGAAAGAAGTAATGTACTTGTATCACAGTGCACTTTGTGGAGGCCAACAGTCAGGCAGAGGGACAGGTAAGAGGGAAAGAAGTAAGGGACTTGTATCACCATGCACTTTGTGGAGGCCAACAGTCAGGCAGAGGGACAGGTAAGGGGGAATGAAGTAAGGGACTTGTATCACCATGCACTTTGTGGAGGCCAACAGTCAGGCAGATGGAGAGGTAAGGGGGAAAGAAGTAAGGGACTTGTATCACCATGCACTTTGTGGAGGCCAACAGTCAGGCAGAGGGACAGGTTAGGGGGAAAGAAGTAATGGACTTGTATCACCATGCACTTTGTGGAGGCCAACAGTCAGACAGAGGGACAGGTAAGGGGGAAAGAAGTAAGGGACTTGTATCACAGTGCACTTTGTGGAGGCCAACAGTCAGGCAGAGGGACAGGTAAGAGGGAAAGAAGTAAGGGACTTGTATCACAGTGCACTTTGTGGAGGCCAACAGTCAAGCAGAGGGACAGGTAAGGGGGAATGAAGTAAGGGACTTGTATCACAGTGCACTTTGTGGAGGCCAACAGTCAGGCAGAGGGACAGGTAAGGGGGAAAGAAGTAAGGGACTTGTATCACCATGCACTTTGTGGAGGCCAACAGTCAGGCAGAGGGACAGGTAAGAGGGAAAGAAGTAAGGGACTTGTATCACAGTGCACTTTGTGGAGTCCAACAGTCAGGCAGACGGACAGGTAAGGGGGAAAGAAGTAAGGGACTTGTATCACAGTGCACTTTGTGGAGGCCAACAGTCAGGCAGAGGGACAGGTAAGGGGGAAAGAAGTAAGGGACTTGTATCACCATGCACTTTGTGGAGGCCAACAGTCAGACAGAGGGACAGGTAAGGGGGAAAGAAGTAAGGGACTTGTATCACCATGCACTTTGTGGAGGCCAACAG is a window from the Haliotis asinina isolate JCU_RB_2024 chromosome 9, JCU_Hal_asi_v2, whole genome shotgun sequence genome containing:
- the LOC137296698 gene encoding uncharacterized protein, whose product is MGQVCLQISTSSQVQQPKMYSPLSRYPDLQLRVRPRHMEVVHYLQYGHTWKPLRRAQRQQMKLMATTQYQKGEVILRNLAEELLNEDECIVFKQALQHFRVSRSVPTLCTELKPVINTTEKLMLLLELSGKLPLQLQRDFHKLCSLQFSSYEAFLKYFNTGNPLSDDPKVIAKDSSGQFQVVSTGFEKKIHVVPYDETNGTDGISLPGTSVTSGVYSEFDDHSRNGTVTKEEAEMILNHSLMKPVRAAEQYQPKNQDMSKTPSRVSLKSLQLSQNSKGHSRKSSTHSNHHLNVTSSKSTLTVDTESPNIQPEVNSSMKQVLLNRREDGSLGVGIKGGKEYGTPITVYLVEANSQAEEQGLCVGDRILEVNGADFRQLTHAEAVILMRNAWNLIMEVETSHEANGHQPVSPTINNGADVIIYPTNCGKLGCAVFRDPVAGDIIVKEVEANSPADKAGLKKGDCIMKIDGLSVNILSETQISSLTNSKRVKLNIKRSLYDKENHPPLKTRTDTVGSDEVFTPVRLPSPSSPPDAFFASSTPRYPAQNVNHHDHHQDQQLPGRTLSSNLADNKATVSHVWRGDSHHYPQDNWDARHHVTTTYAKHNQNLYIPRQSTYTPRMTMVYHTKSAANTHERSRSVTRVKKQIPQYVRSRSQSPHSLRNAPSLTAEDHVVLHAVQSGIQKRQRALRLSLYQLPDTNDDDWKI